One genomic window of Tenacibaculum tangerinum includes the following:
- the rpoC gene encoding DNA-directed RNA polymerase subunit beta' codes for MARKNEKYTVKKFNKISIGLASPESILEASKGEVLKPETINYRTHKPERDGLFCERIFGPVKDYECACGKYKRIRYKGIVCDRCGVEVTEKKVRRDRVGHINLVVPVAHIWYFRSLPNKMGYLLGLPSKKLDMIIYYERYVVIQPGIAKNAEGEPLQKMDFLTEEEYLDILDELPQENMYLEDSDPNKFIAKMGAECLIDLLQRIDLDALSYELRHKANTETSKQRKNEALKRLNVVEAFRESQQNRENNPEWMIMKVIPVIPPELRPLVPLDGGRFATSDLNDLYRRVIIRNNRLKRLMEIKAPEVILRNEKRMLQESVDSLFDNTRKSSAVKTESNRPLKSLSDSLKGKQGRFRQNLLGKRVDYSARSVIVVGPELKLYECGLPKDMAAELYKPFVIRKLIERGIVKTVKSAKKIIDRKEPVVWDILENVIKGHPVLLNRAPTLHRLGIQAFQPKLIEGKAIRLHPLVCTAFNADFDGDQMAVHLPLGPEAILEAQLLMLASHNILNPANGAPITVPSQDMVLGLYYMTKERKSTPEVPIKGEGLTFYSPEEVTIAYNEGKVDLNAGVKVRTKDFNENGELVTQLIETTVGRVLFNEVVPEQAGYINEVLTKKSLRGIIGNILKVTDIPSIGKFLDDIKGMGYKFAFQGGLSFSLGDIIIPEEKHSMIAEANKEVDVIVMNYNMGMLTQKERYNQVIDVWGSTNNRLTELSMKRLREDQQGFNSVFMMLDSGARGSKEQIRQLTGMRGLMAKPKKSTAGGGEIIENPILSNFKEGLSILEYFISTHGARKGLADTALKTADAGYLTRRLVDVSQDVIVNEEDCGTLRGLEVSALKKNDEIVESLSERIAGRTALYDVYAPSSDELLVEAGELITPVLADKIDASGIDKVEVRSALTCESEKGICEKCYGQSLSTGKKVQRGEAVGVIAAQSIGEPGTQLTLRTFHVGGVAGNISEENKLIARFDGNVAIDDLRTVKGKDNEGTEVDIVISRTAEIKIIDKKTNITLSTNIIPYGSIIFDKDRKTIKKGQVVCQWDPFNGVIVSEFEGKVKFDNLEQGINYSVEIDEQTGKQEKVITDSKNKKIIPSLIIEDADGNALRSYSLPVGAHLIVNDGDKVETGKTLVKIPRKSGKAGDITGGLPRVTELFEARNPSNPAVVAEIDGVVSFGKIKRGNREIIIESKTGDVKKYLIKLSNQILVQENDFIKAGMPLSDGAITPIDILNIKGPSAVQEYLVNEIQEVYRLQGVKINDKHFEVVVRQMMRKVRIIDSGDTLFLENQLVHKTDFIKENDEVYGMKVIEDSGDSTNLKAGQIVTARQLRDENSLLRREDKNLVVARDAQPATAEQVLQGITRASLQTKSFISAASFQETTKVLNEAAVNGKVDHLEGLKENVIVGKRIPAGTGMRAYEDIIVGPKDEIEQSL; via the coding sequence ATGGCAAGAAAAAACGAAAAATACACTGTTAAGAAGTTTAACAAAATTTCAATAGGTTTAGCATCACCCGAGTCTATTTTAGAGGCTTCTAAAGGAGAGGTGTTAAAACCAGAAACTATTAACTACCGTACACACAAACCAGAAAGAGATGGGTTGTTTTGTGAGCGTATCTTCGGTCCTGTAAAAGACTATGAGTGTGCGTGTGGTAAATATAAAAGAATTCGATATAAAGGTATCGTTTGTGACCGTTGTGGTGTTGAAGTTACTGAGAAAAAAGTACGTAGAGATAGAGTAGGACACATTAACCTAGTAGTACCAGTAGCACATATTTGGTACTTTAGATCATTGCCTAACAAAATGGGATACCTTTTAGGGTTGCCCTCTAAGAAGTTAGACATGATTATTTACTACGAGCGTTACGTAGTAATTCAACCAGGTATTGCTAAAAATGCCGAAGGAGAGCCATTACAAAAAATGGATTTCTTAACTGAGGAAGAATATTTAGATATTCTAGATGAACTTCCACAAGAAAATATGTACTTAGAAGATTCTGACCCTAATAAGTTCATTGCTAAAATGGGAGCAGAATGTTTAATCGATTTATTACAAAGAATCGACTTAGACGCTTTATCATACGAGTTACGACACAAAGCCAATACCGAAACTTCAAAACAACGTAAAAACGAAGCCTTAAAACGTTTAAATGTTGTTGAAGCATTTAGAGAATCTCAACAAAATAGAGAGAACAATCCAGAATGGATGATTATGAAAGTAATTCCGGTAATTCCACCAGAATTACGTCCATTAGTACCATTAGATGGAGGTCGTTTCGCAACATCAGACTTAAATGATTTATACCGTCGTGTAATTATCCGTAACAATCGTTTAAAGCGATTGATGGAAATTAAAGCACCAGAAGTAATTTTACGTAACGAAAAGCGTATGTTACAAGAATCGGTAGATTCATTATTTGACAACACACGTAAATCTTCAGCAGTAAAAACAGAGTCTAACAGACCGTTAAAATCATTATCTGATAGTTTAAAAGGAAAACAAGGACGTTTCCGTCAAAACTTATTAGGTAAGCGTGTTGATTATTCTGCACGTTCGGTAATTGTTGTTGGACCAGAGTTAAAATTATACGAATGTGGATTGCCAAAAGACATGGCGGCTGAATTATACAAACCTTTTGTTATTCGTAAATTAATCGAAAGAGGAATTGTTAAGACAGTAAAATCTGCAAAGAAAATAATTGATAGAAAAGAACCTGTTGTTTGGGATATCTTAGAAAATGTAATTAAAGGACACCCAGTTTTATTAAACCGTGCTCCTACCTTACACCGTTTAGGTATTCAAGCTTTCCAACCAAAATTAATTGAAGGAAAAGCAATTCGTTTACACCCATTAGTATGTACGGCATTCAACGCCGATTTCGATGGAGATCAAATGGCGGTTCACTTACCATTAGGACCAGAAGCTATTCTAGAAGCACAATTATTAATGCTAGCTTCTCATAATATCTTAAACCCTGCTAACGGAGCACCAATTACGGTACCTTCACAGGATATGGTTTTAGGGTTGTACTACATGACAAAAGAAAGAAAGTCAACTCCAGAAGTTCCTATTAAAGGAGAAGGATTAACTTTTTATTCTCCAGAAGAAGTAACGATTGCTTACAACGAAGGTAAAGTAGACTTAAATGCAGGAGTAAAAGTAAGAACGAAAGACTTTAACGAAAACGGAGAGTTAGTAACCCAATTAATTGAAACTACGGTAGGTAGAGTATTATTCAACGAAGTAGTACCAGAGCAAGCAGGATATATCAATGAGGTATTAACTAAAAAATCGTTGCGTGGAATTATTGGTAATATCTTAAAAGTAACCGATATTCCATCAATAGGAAAATTCTTAGATGATATCAAAGGAATGGGATATAAATTTGCCTTCCAAGGTGGTTTATCATTCTCATTAGGAGATATCATTATCCCAGAAGAAAAACATAGCATGATTGCCGAAGCTAATAAAGAGGTAGACGTAATCGTTATGAACTATAACATGGGTATGTTAACACAGAAAGAACGTTACAATCAGGTAATTGATGTTTGGGGTTCTACCAACAACCGATTAACTGAATTATCTATGAAACGTTTACGTGAAGACCAACAAGGATTTAACTCGGTATTTATGATGTTAGATTCTGGAGCCCGTGGATCGAAAGAACAGATTCGTCAGTTAACAGGTATGCGTGGATTAATGGCGAAACCTAAAAAATCGACTGCCGGAGGTGGAGAGATTATTGAAAACCCAATTTTATCAAACTTTAAAGAAGGGTTATCAATTTTAGAATACTTTATCTCAACGCACGGTGCACGTAAAGGTCTTGCCGATACCGCATTAAAAACTGCCGATGCAGGGTATTTAACACGTCGTTTGGTAGATGTATCTCAAGATGTTATTGTAAACGAAGAAGATTGTGGTACCTTAAGAGGATTAGAAGTTTCTGCATTAAAGAAGAATGATGAAATCGTTGAATCTTTAAGTGAAAGAATTGCAGGACGTACCGCACTATATGATGTGTATGCACCTTCTTCTGATGAATTGTTAGTAGAAGCAGGAGAGTTAATTACTCCAGTTTTAGCAGATAAAATAGATGCTTCAGGAATCGATAAAGTAGAAGTACGTTCGGCATTAACATGTGAGTCTGAAAAAGGAATCTGTGAAAAATGTTACGGACAGAGTTTATCAACTGGTAAAAAAGTTCAAAGAGGTGAAGCTGTGGGTGTAATTGCTGCACAGTCGATTGGAGAACCAGGTACTCAGTTAACCTTACGTACGTTCCACGTTGGTGGGGTTGCAGGTAACATTTCCGAAGAAAATAAACTCATAGCGAGGTTCGACGGAAACGTAGCTATCGATGATTTAAGAACAGTTAAAGGAAAAGACAACGAAGGAACTGAAGTAGACATCGTAATTTCTCGTACTGCAGAAATTAAAATTATAGATAAGAAAACGAACATTACCTTAAGCACGAATATTATTCCTTACGGTTCTATTATTTTTGATAAAGATCGAAAGACGATTAAAAAAGGACAGGTAGTTTGTCAATGGGATCCATTTAACGGAGTTATTGTATCGGAGTTTGAAGGAAAAGTAAAGTTTGACAATTTAGAGCAAGGAATCAATTACTCTGTAGAAATTGACGAACAAACAGGTAAGCAAGAAAAAGTAATTACCGATTCTAAAAACAAGAAAATTATTCCTTCTTTAATTATTGAAGATGCTGATGGAAATGCATTGCGTTCATACAGTTTACCTGTAGGCGCTCACTTAATTGTAAATGATGGAGATAAAGTTGAAACTGGTAAAACATTAGTAAAAATTCCTCGTAAGTCTGGTAAAGCAGGAGATATTACAGGAGGTTTACCACGTGTAACAGAATTATTTGAAGCACGTAACCCTTCTAATCCAGCGGTAGTAGCAGAAATTGATGGAGTAGTTTCATTTGGTAAAATTAAGCGTGGTAATCGTGAAATTATTATCGAATCTAAGACTGGTGATGTTAAGAAATACTTAATTAAATTATCGAACCAAATCTTAGTTCAAGAAAACGACTTTATCAAAGCAGGAATGCCATTGTCTGACGGAGCTATTACGCCTATCGATATCTTAAATATCAAAGGACCTTCAGCAGTACAAGAGTACTTAGTAAACGAAATTCAAGAAGTATATCGTTTACAAGGGGTGAAGATTAATGATAAGCATTTCGAGGTAGTTGTACGTCAAATGATGCGTAAAGTAAGAATTATTGATTCAGGTGATACCTTATTCTTGGAAAATCAATTAGTTCATAAAACTGACTTCATCAAAGAAAACGACGAAGTTTACGGAATGAAAGTTATTGAAGATTCAGGAGATTCTACTAACTTAAAAGCAGGACAAATAGTTACGGCGAGACAGTTAAGAGATGAAAATTCTTTATTACGTAGAGAAGATAAAAACTTAGTAGTAGCACGTGATGCTCAACCAGCAACAGCCGAGCAAGTATTGCAAGGTATTACAAGAGCATCGTTACAAACGAAGTCATTTATCTCGGCTGCATCGTTCCAAGAAACTACTAAAGTATTAAACGAAGCCGCTGTAAACGGTAAAGTTGATCATTTAGAAGGATTGAAAGAAAATGTAATTGTAGGTAAACGTATACCAGCAGGTACAGGAATGAGAGCTTATGAAGACATCATCGTCGGACCTAAAGATGAAATAGAGCAAAGTTTATAG
- the rpoB gene encoding DNA-directed RNA polymerase subunit beta, which yields MATTNTTERINFASSQLGADYPDFLDIQVKSFQDFFQLQTKAEERGEEGLYKTFMDNFPITDTRNQFVLEFLDYFVDPPRYSIQECIERGLTHSVPLKARLKLYCTDPEHEDFETIVQDVYLGTIPYMTNSGTFIINGAERVVVSQLHRSPGVFFGQSFHANGTKLYSARVIPFKGSWIEFATDINQVMYAYIDRKKKLPVTTLFRAIGFERDKDILEIFDLAEEVKVSKAGLKKVLGRKLAARVLKTWHEDFVDEDTGEVVSIERNEIIFDRDTIIEKEHIDEIIEAGAKTVLLHKEDNQQADYAIIHNTLQKDPTNSEKEAVEHVYRQLRNAEPPDEETARGIIEKLFFSEQRYSLGEVGRFRMNTKLGLDEDLDQKVLTKNDIITIIKYLIELINSKAEVDDIDHLSNRRVRTVGEQLAGQFGVGLARMARTIRERMNVRDNEVFTPIDLINAKTLSSVINSFFGTNQLSQFMDQTNPLAEITHKRRLSALGPGGLSRERAGFEVRDVHYTHYGRLCPIETPEGPNIGLISSLAVYAKVNNMGFIETPYKKVEEGTVLDEEPIYLSAEEEEGMKIAQSNLPVANDGKIESDRVIAREEGDFPVESPEAINYMDVAPNQIASISASLIPFLEHDDANRALMGSNMMRQAVPLLRPESPIVGTGLERRVAKDSRILINAEGAGVVEYVDANRITIKYDRTEEERIVSFDSDEKSYDLIKFRKTNQGTNINLKPIVKVGDRVEEGQVLCEGYATQKGELALGRNMKVAFMPWKGYNFEDAIVISEKVVREDIFTSIHIDEYSLDVRDTKLGAEELTNDIPNVSEEATKDLDENGMIRIGAEVNPGDILIGKITPKGESDPTPEEKLLRAIFGDKAGDVKDASLKASPSLRGVVINKKLFKRAVKDKNKRARDKEAIATLEASYVSKFDSLKEVLVEKLFNLVSGKTSQGVYNDLGEEVLPKGKKFTQKMLNSVEDFTHLSGTWTTDKDLNQLVVELVHNYKIKVNDLQGVLRREKFTISVGDELPAGILKLAKIYVAKKRKLKVGDKMAGRHGNKGIVARIVRQEDMPFLEDGTPVDIVLNPLGVPSRMNIGQIYETVLGWAGQKLGQKYATPIFDGAKIDEINKLTDEAGIPRYGHTYLYDGGTGQRFDQPATVGVIYMIKLGHMIEDKMHARSIGPYSLITQQPLGGKAQFGGQRFGEMEVWALEAYGASSILREILTVKSDDVLGRAKTYESIVKGEAMPEPGLPESFNVLMHELKGLGLDVKLEE from the coding sequence TTGGCAACGACAAACACTACTGAAAGAATTAACTTCGCTTCATCGCAGTTAGGAGCTGATTATCCAGATTTTCTAGATATACAGGTAAAATCTTTCCAAGATTTTTTTCAATTGCAAACCAAAGCGGAAGAGCGAGGAGAAGAAGGTTTGTATAAAACTTTCATGGATAACTTCCCGATTACAGACACGCGTAATCAATTTGTATTAGAATTTTTAGACTACTTTGTAGACCCGCCAAGATACAGCATCCAAGAATGTATAGAACGTGGATTAACGCATAGTGTACCTCTAAAAGCACGTTTAAAATTATATTGTACCGATCCAGAACACGAAGATTTTGAAACTATTGTTCAAGATGTGTATCTAGGTACAATTCCGTATATGACAAACTCAGGTACCTTTATTATTAATGGTGCAGAAAGAGTTGTGGTATCGCAATTACACCGTTCACCAGGTGTGTTTTTTGGGCAATCATTCCACGCTAACGGAACCAAATTATACTCTGCAAGAGTAATTCCATTTAAAGGTTCATGGATTGAATTTGCTACCGATATCAATCAGGTAATGTATGCCTATATTGATAGAAAGAAAAAATTACCAGTAACAACGTTATTCAGAGCCATAGGTTTTGAAAGAGATAAAGATATTTTAGAAATATTTGATTTAGCAGAAGAAGTAAAAGTTTCAAAAGCTGGATTAAAAAAGGTATTAGGGCGTAAATTAGCGGCAAGAGTATTAAAAACTTGGCATGAAGATTTCGTAGACGAAGATACAGGAGAAGTGGTATCGATTGAGCGTAACGAAATAATCTTTGACCGTGATACCATCATAGAAAAAGAACACATTGATGAAATAATCGAAGCAGGTGCTAAAACGGTGTTATTACACAAAGAAGACAACCAGCAAGCAGATTACGCCATTATTCACAATACATTACAAAAAGACCCTACAAACTCTGAAAAAGAAGCTGTAGAGCATGTATATAGACAATTACGTAATGCCGAACCGCCAGACGAGGAAACAGCAAGAGGAATTATTGAAAAATTATTCTTCTCTGAACAACGTTATAGCTTAGGAGAAGTAGGACGTTTTAGAATGAATACAAAACTTGGTTTAGATGAAGATTTAGACCAAAAAGTATTAACGAAGAACGATATCATTACTATCATTAAGTACTTAATTGAGTTAATCAATTCAAAAGCAGAAGTAGATGATATCGACCACTTATCTAACCGTCGTGTTAGAACTGTAGGAGAGCAATTAGCAGGTCAATTCGGTGTAGGTTTAGCACGTATGGCACGTACCATTCGTGAAAGAATGAATGTTCGTGATAACGAAGTATTTACGCCAATCGACTTAATTAATGCGAAGACCTTATCTTCAGTAATTAACTCTTTCTTTGGAACCAACCAGTTATCTCAGTTCATGGACCAAACCAATCCATTAGCAGAGATTACCCATAAGCGTCGTTTATCAGCTTTAGGACCAGGAGGTTTATCACGTGAGAGAGCAGGTTTCGAGGTGCGTGACGTTCACTATACACACTACGGTCGTTTATGTCCGATTGAAACACCTGAAGGACCAAACATTGGATTGATTTCTTCTTTAGCTGTTTATGCGAAAGTAAACAACATGGGATTCATCGAAACTCCTTATAAGAAAGTAGAAGAAGGAACAGTCTTAGACGAAGAACCGATATATTTAAGTGCAGAAGAGGAAGAAGGAATGAAGATTGCACAATCTAACTTACCAGTTGCTAACGATGGAAAGATAGAAAGTGATAGAGTTATCGCTCGTGAAGAAGGAGATTTCCCAGTAGAGAGCCCAGAAGCAATTAATTATATGGACGTCGCTCCAAACCAAATTGCATCAATTTCGGCATCGCTAATTCCTTTCTTAGAACACGATGATGCGAACCGTGCACTGATGGGATCAAACATGATGCGTCAAGCCGTTCCATTATTGCGTCCAGAATCTCCAATTGTAGGTACTGGTTTAGAGCGTAGAGTAGCAAAAGACTCTCGTATCTTAATCAATGCTGAAGGAGCTGGAGTTGTTGAGTATGTAGATGCCAACAGAATTACTATCAAGTACGACAGAACAGAAGAAGAGCGCATTGTAAGTTTTGATTCTGATGAAAAATCGTATGACTTAATTAAGTTTAGAAAAACCAACCAAGGTACAAACATCAACCTAAAACCTATTGTAAAAGTAGGAGATAGAGTTGAAGAAGGACAAGTACTTTGTGAAGGATATGCAACACAAAAAGGAGAATTAGCTTTAGGTAGAAACATGAAAGTAGCCTTTATGCCTTGGAAAGGGTATAACTTCGAGGATGCGATTGTGATTTCTGAAAAAGTAGTTCGTGAAGATATCTTTACCTCTATTCATATCGATGAATACTCGTTAGATGTACGTGATACAAAACTAGGAGCAGAAGAGTTAACCAACGATATTCCTAACGTTTCAGAAGAGGCTACTAAAGACTTAGATGAAAACGGAATGATTCGCATTGGAGCAGAAGTAAATCCAGGTGATATCTTAATTGGTAAGATTACACCAAAAGGAGAGTCTGACCCAACTCCTGAAGAAAAATTATTACGTGCTATCTTTGGTGATAAAGCGGGTGATGTAAAAGATGCATCATTAAAAGCTTCTCCATCATTAAGAGGTGTTGTAATCAATAAAAAACTATTTAAACGTGCTGTAAAAGATAAGAATAAGCGTGCTCGTGATAAAGAAGCAATTGCAACTTTAGAAGCGTCTTATGTATCTAAATTCGACTCGTTAAAAGAGGTATTAGTTGAAAAATTATTCAACTTAGTATCAGGTAAAACTTCACAAGGAGTATACAACGACCTTGGAGAAGAAGTATTACCAAAAGGAAAAAAGTTCACACAAAAAATGTTAAATTCTGTTGAAGATTTTACACATTTAAGTGGTACTTGGACTACCGATAAAGACCTAAATCAATTAGTTGTAGAGCTAGTTCATAACTATAAGATTAAAGTAAACGATTTACAAGGAGTTTTACGTCGTGAGAAATTCACAATTTCTGTAGGAGACGAACTACCAGCAGGAATTTTAAAGCTAGCTAAAATTTACGTTGCGAAGAAACGTAAGTTAAAAGTAGGAGATAAGATGGCAGGGCGTCACGGAAACAAAGGTATTGTTGCACGTATCGTACGTCAAGAAGATATGCCTTTCTTAGAAGACGGAACACCTGTAGATATCGTGTTAAACCCATTAGGGGTACCATCTCGTATGAATATTGGTCAGATTTATGAAACTGTTCTTGGATGGGCAGGTCAAAAATTAGGTCAAAAATATGCGACACCTATCTTTGATGGAGCAAAAATTGATGAAATCAATAAATTAACAGACGAAGCAGGAATACCACGTTACGGGCATACTTATTTATATGACGGTGGTACAGGTCAGCGTTTCGACCAGCCAGCAACTGTAGGAGTAATTTATATGATTAAGTTAGGTCACATGATTGAAGATAAGATGCACGCACGTTCTATCGGACCTTACTCATTAATTACACAACAACCATTAGGAGGTAAAGCTCAGTTTGGAGGTCAGCGTTTTGGTGAGATGGAGGTATGGGCATTGGAAGCCTACGGTGCATCAAGTATCTTACGTGAAATCTTAACTGTGAAGTCTGATGATGTATTAGGTAGAGCTAAAACTTACGAATCTATCGTTAAAGGAGAAGCAATGCCAGAACCAGGCTTACCAGAATCTTTCAACGTATTAATGCACGAACTTAAAGGTTTAGGATTAGACGTTAAGTTAGAAGAATAA
- the rplL gene encoding 50S ribosomal protein L7/L12 → MADLKDFAEQLVNLTVKEVNELADILKEEYGIEPAAAAVAVAGPVAGGGDAAEEKTEFDVILKAAGASKLAVVKLVKELTGLGLKDAKGIVDSAPAPIKEGVSKDEAEGLKSSLEEAGAEVELK, encoded by the coding sequence ATGGCAGATTTAAAAGATTTCGCAGAACAATTAGTTAACTTAACAGTAAAAGAAGTTAATGAATTAGCTGATATTTTAAAAGAAGAGTATGGTATTGAGCCAGCGGCAGCTGCAGTAGCAGTAGCAGGACCAGTAGCAGGTGGAGGTGATGCAGCAGAAGAAAAAACTGAGTTTGATGTAATCTTAAAAGCAGCAGGTGCTTCTAAATTAGCAGTTGTAAAGTTAGTTAAAGAATTAACTGGATTAGGATTAAAAGACGCTAAAGGTATTGTAGATAGCGCACCAGCTCCAATCAAAGAAGGAGTATCTAAAGACGAGGCTGAAGGTCTTAAGAGTTCTTTAGAAGAAGCAGGAGCTGAAGTAGAGCTTAAGTAA
- the rplJ gene encoding 50S ribosomal protein L10, with amino-acid sequence MTREEKSQVIQDLTAQLADTSTIYLADISGLDAATTSNLRRACFKANVQLAVVKNTLLSKAMEASDKDFGELPEVLKGNTSMLIAETANAPAKVIKEFRKKSKDRPLLKGAYVEEAVYVGDDQLDALVNIKSKEELIGDIITLLQSPAKNVVSALQSGGGKLSGILKTLSEK; translated from the coding sequence ATGACTAGAGAGGAAAAATCACAGGTAATACAAGATTTAACAGCACAATTAGCAGATACAAGCACCATCTATTTAGCAGACATTTCTGGTTTAGATGCGGCGACTACATCGAACTTACGTAGAGCTTGTTTTAAAGCAAACGTACAATTGGCTGTTGTAAAGAATACATTGCTTTCAAAAGCAATGGAAGCTTCTGATAAAGACTTTGGAGAGTTACCAGAGGTATTAAAAGGAAATACTTCAATGTTAATTGCTGAGACAGCAAATGCACCAGCAAAAGTAATCAAAGAGTTCAGAAAAAAATCAAAAGACCGTCCTTTATTAAAAGGAGCGTATGTTGAAGAGGCAGTATATGTTGGAGACGACCAGCTAGATGCACTTGTAAACATCAAGTCTAAAGAAGAACTTATTGGAGATATTATTACCTTATTACAATCTCCTGCTAAGAATGTTGTTTCAGCATTACAATCAGGTGGTGGTAAGTTATCAGGTATCTTAAAAACATTATCAGAAAAATAA
- the rplA gene encoding 50S ribosomal protein L1 — protein sequence MARLTKKQKEARAKIDSSKVYNLSEASALVKDITNVKFDASVDLAVRLGVDPRKANQMVRGVVTLPHGTGKDVKVLALVTPDKEAEAKEAGADYVGLDEYLQKIKGGWTDVDVIITMPSVMGKLGPLGRILGPRGLMPNPKTGTVTMDVAKAVQEVKAGKIDFKVDKTGIVHAAIGKASFDATKITENANELIQTLIKLKPTAAKGTYIKSIFMSSTMSPSVAVDVKSVS from the coding sequence ATGGCAAGATTGACTAAAAAACAAAAAGAGGCTCGTGCTAAAATAGATAGCTCTAAAGTTTATAATTTAAGTGAAGCATCAGCTTTAGTTAAAGATATAACAAACGTAAAGTTTGATGCATCTGTAGATTTAGCGGTACGTTTAGGAGTAGATCCTCGTAAAGCAAATCAAATGGTACGTGGAGTGGTAACATTACCTCACGGAACTGGTAAAGATGTAAAAGTTTTAGCATTAGTTACTCCAGATAAAGAAGCAGAAGCTAAAGAAGCGGGTGCAGATTATGTTGGATTAGACGAGTACCTTCAAAAAATTAAAGGAGGTTGGACTGATGTTGACGTTATTATTACTATGCCTAGTGTAATGGGTAAATTAGGTCCGTTAGGACGTATATTAGGTCCTCGTGGCTTAATGCCTAACCCAAAAACTGGTACAGTAACTATGGATGTTGCAAAAGCAGTACAAGAAGTAAAAGCTGGTAAAATCGACTTTAAAGTAGATAAAACTGGTATTGTACACGCTGCAATCGGAAAAGCATCTTTCGATGCTACGAAGATTACAGAAAATGCAAATGAGTTAATTCAAACATTAATTAAATTAAAGCCAACAGCGGCCAAAGGAACATACATTAAGAGTATTTTTATGTCTTCTACGATGAGTCCTAGTGTTGCTGTAGATGTAAAATCTGTATCGTAA
- the rplK gene encoding 50S ribosomal protein L11, with product MAKEVSKLVKLQVRGGAANPSPPVGPALGAAGVNIMEFCKQFNARTQDKQGKVLPVVITVYKDKSFDFVVKTPPAAVQLLEAAKIKKGSGEPNRKKVASVSWDQIRGIAEDKMVDMNAFEVASAMRMIAGTARSMGLTVTGDAPA from the coding sequence ATGGCAAAAGAAGTAAGTAAATTAGTAAAACTACAAGTTAGGGGAGGTGCAGCGAATCCGTCGCCACCAGTTGGACCCGCTTTAGGTGCTGCCGGTGTTAACATCATGGAGTTCTGTAAGCAGTTTAATGCTCGTACACAGGACAAGCAAGGTAAAGTATTACCTGTGGTGATTACAGTGTATAAAGACAAATCGTTCGATTTTGTTGTTAAAACACCACCAGCTGCAGTACAATTATTAGAAGCGGCCAAAATTAAGAAAGGTTCTGGTGAACCTAATAGGAAAAAAGTAGCAAGCGTTTCTTGGGATCAAATTCGTGGAATTGCAGAAGACAAAATGGTAGATATGAATGCCTTTGAAGTAGCCTCTGCAATGAGAATGATCGCTGGAACAGCTCGTTCTATGGGATTAACAGTAACAGGTGATGCTCCTGCATAA
- the nusG gene encoding transcription termination/antitermination protein NusG, which translates to MADSVMKWYVVRAIGGQENKVKTYIETEIARHGLSDYVSQVIVPTEKVIQIRNGKKINRERVYFPGYVMVEANLAGEVPHVIKSVTGVIGFLGETKGGDPVPMRKSEVNRMLGKVDELSVKDENIAIPYTVGETVKVIDGPFNGFDGTVENVNEEKRKLEVMVKIFGRKTPLELNYMQVEKI; encoded by the coding sequence ATGGCTGATTCAGTGATGAAGTGGTATGTGGTTAGGGCTATTGGAGGTCAAGAAAATAAGGTGAAAACCTATATCGAGACTGAGATTGCTCGTCATGGGTTGTCAGATTATGTGAGCCAAGTAATTGTTCCAACAGAAAAAGTTATTCAGATAAGAAATGGAAAAAAAATTAACAGAGAAAGAGTTTATTTTCCAGGTTATGTAATGGTAGAAGCTAATTTAGCAGGAGAGGTGCCTCACGTAATAAAATCAGTAACAGGGGTTATCGGTTTTTTAGGTGAAACAAAAGGAGGCGACCCTGTGCCAATGCGTAAATCTGAAGTAAACAGGATGTTAGGTAAAGTAGATGAACTTTCTGTTAAAGATGAAAATATCGCAATTCCTTATACAGTAGGAGAAACTGTAAAAGTAATTGACGGTCCTTTCAATGGTTTCGATGGAACTGTTGAAAACGTAAATGAAGAAAAACGTAAATTAGAAGTAATGGTTAAGATTTTCGGAAGAAAAACTCCATTAGAACTAAATTACATGCAAGTAGAAAAAATATAA
- the secE gene encoding preprotein translocase subunit SecE → MSNFIQYIKDSFEELNTNMTWISREEAQKTTVVVAAFTVAFALVVAAIDKVFQTGLDNFFKLF, encoded by the coding sequence ATGAGTAACTTTATACAATACATTAAAGATTCTTTTGAAGAATTAAATACCAATATGACTTGGATTTCTCGTGAAGAAGCTCAAAAAACTACAGTAGTAGTTGCAGCATTTACCGTAGCCTTCGCTTTGGTTGTAGCAGCTATAGATAAGGTTTTTCAAACAGGATTGGATAACTTCTTTAAACTGTTTTAA